The Jannaschia sp. GRR-S6-38 genomic interval GACGAGCGCGCCGCCAAGCTCGGCGTCCAGAAGGTCGAGCTGGACGAGCTGCTGGCCCGTGCCGACGTCATCACGCTGCACGTGCCGCTGACCGACCAGACGCGCAACATCCTGTCGGCCGAGAACCTGGCCAAGACCAAGAAGGGCGTGCGCATCGTCAATTGCGCGCGCGGCGGCCTGGTGGACGAGGCGGCGTTGGCGGAGCTTCTGAAATCCGGCCATGTCGCGGGCGCGGGCTTCGACGTGTTCGAGACGGAACCCGCCACCGACAGCCCGCTTTTCGACCTGCCCAATGTCGTCGTCACGCCGCATCTGGGCGCGGCCACGACCGAGGCGCAGGAGAACGTGGCCCTGCAGGTGGCGCAGCAGATGGCCGACTACCTGCTGACGGGCGCGGTGACCAACGCGCTCAACATGCCCTCGGTCACCGCCGAGGAGGCCAAGGTGATGGGCCCCTGGGTCAAGCTGGCCGATCACCTGGGCGCCTTCGTGGGCCAGATGACGGACGAGCCGATCGAGGCGATCGAGATCGTCTATAACGGCTCGGTCGCGGCGATGAATCTGGAGGCGCTGAACTGCGCGGCGATCGCGGGCGTGATGAAGGCCACCAACCCGGATGTGAACATGGTGTCGGCCCCGGTCCTGGCCCGCGAGCGCGGCGTCGAGATCTCGACCACGCGGCAGGACAAGACGGGCGTCTTCGAGGGCTATATCAAGCTGGTGGTGAAGACCGAGAAGCGCGAACGCTCGATCGCGGGGACGGTGTTCCACGACGGCAAGCCGCGCTTCATCCAGATCAAGGGCATCAACATCGATGCCGAGGTGGGGGCGCATATGCTCTACACGACCAACCATGACGAGCCGGGCATCATCGGCACGCTGGGCCAGACGCTGGGCCAGAACGGCGTGAACATCGCGAATTTCACGCTGGGCCGGTCCGACCGGGGCAAGGACGCGATCGCGCTGCTCTATCTCGACGAGCAGCCGCCCGAGGCGGTGCTGGGCCAGCTGCGCGAGACGGGGCTGTTCCAGAACGTCTCGCCTTTGCGCTTCGCCGTCTGAGATGGCGGCGGTCTACGCCATCGGCGATCTGCACGGGCAGGCAGGCGAGCTCGACCGCCTGCTCGCGCTGGTCGAGGCCGATGGCGGGCCGGAGGCGGACCTGGTGCTGCTGGGCGACCTCGTCGATCGCGGACCCGACGCGCGGGGCGTGATCGACCGGCTTGTCGAGGGGCGCGCGGCGGGGCGGAACTGGACCGTGCTGCTGGGCAATCACGACCGGATGTTCCTGCGCTTCCTGACGGGCGGGATCATCCACGACCCGGCCATTTCCTCGGGCGCGAGCTGGCTGCATCCGGGGCTGGGCGGGCGCGCGACGCTCGCCTCCTACGGGGTGACGGTGCCGGAAGCGGTGCCCTCGGGCGCGGCGCTGCAGGATCTGCGCGCGGCGGCGCGGGCGGCGGTGCCGGCGGCGCATCTCGACTTCCTCGGGGCGCTCGACACGATGCGCCTCGATGCCGAGCATCTCTTCGTCCATGCGGGGATCCGGCCGGGCCTGCCGCCCGCCGTGCAGGCCGAGGACGATCTGCTGTGGATCCGCGAGCCCTTCCTGTCGGATCGCCGCGACCACGGGCGGCTGGTGGTGCACGGTCACACCGCGCTCGACGCCGCGCGGCATCACGGCAACCGGCTGAACCTCGACAGCGGGGCGGGCTACGGCGCGCCCGCCACCGTGGCCGCGATCGAGGGGCGGCGCGCCTGGGTGCTGACGGCGCGGGGCCGCGTCGCGCTGTAGGCGCCGGGCTGGACAGGGACGGCCTGCGCGCGCGAGGCTGGGCGCTATGAATGATTTCACGCTCGAGGACTTCCTGCCCTACCGCCTGGCCGTCGCCGCCGGGCGGATCAGCCGCGATTTCGCGCGCGAGTACCGCGAACGCTTCGGGCTGAGCCGGGCCGAATGGCGGGTGCTGGCGCATCTGGCGCGCACCGGCACCGTCTCGGTCCGCGAGATCGCCGAGCGCGCCGACATGGAGAAGTCGCGCGTCTCCCGCGCCGCCGCCCGGCTGGAGGAGGCGGGCCATGTCGCCAAGCGCGTGAACGCGGGCGACAAGCGGCTGGTGGACCTGACGCTGACGCCGTCGGGCCGGGCCATGGTGGACGAGCTGGCGCCGCTGGCCATCGCCTACCAGGCGCGGCTGATGGACGAGCTGGGCCCCGAGGCCGCGCCCTTGTCGCGCGCACTCGACATCCTGACCGATCGCGACTGATCCGCCGCGACGTCCCCCTTCCGTCCCGGCGGTCTTGGCGGCAGAAATGCTCAGGGGGCCCGGGGGCGACACCCCCGGCCTTTCCATCCGACCCCACCGCAAGGGACATCCGACCATGACCGACATCGTGATCCTGGGCGCCAAGCGCACCGCTATCGGCACCTTCGGCGGCAGCCTCGCCGCGACCCCGCCGATCGAGCTGGCCACCGTGGCCGCGACGGCCGCGCTGGCCGATGCCGGGGTCGAGCCCGGACAGGTCGGCACCACGGTCTTCGGCCATGTCATCAACACCGAACCGCGGGACATGTATCTGAGCCGCGTGGCCGCCATGCAGGCCGGCGTACCCGAGACGGTGCCCGCCATGAACGTCAACCGGCTCTGCGGGTCGGGCGTGCAGGCCATCGTCTCGGCGGCGCAGGCCCTCTCGCTCGGCGATGCCGATTTCGCGCTGGCGGGCGGGGCCGAGGCGATGAGCCGCGCGCCCTTCATCCTGCCCGACGCGCGCTGGGGCGCGAAGATGGGCGACGTGTCGGGGCTCGACATGATGCTGGGCGCGCTGAACTGTCCCTTCGGGACGGGACATATGGGCGTCACCGCCGAAAACGTGGCGGCCGAGCACAGCATCACCCGCGCGGATCAGGACGCCTTCGCCAAGCTCAGCCAGGACCGCGCCGCCGCCGCCATCGCCGAGGGGCGCTTCGCGGACCAGATCGCGCCCGTGACGGTCCGGCGCAAGCGCGAGGAGGTGGGTTTCGACACCGATGAGCATCCCAAAGCTTCGACGCTGGAGACGCTGGCCGGTCTGCGGCCGGTCTTCCAGAAGGACGGCACGGTCACGGCGGGCAATGCGAGCGGGATCAACGATGGCGCCGCCGCGCTGGTGCTGGCCCGCGCCGAGGCCGCGGAGGCCGCGGGGCTGACGCCGCGCGCGCGGATCCTCGGCTATGCCCATGCCGGCGTGCGCCCCGAGGTGATGGGCATCGGCCCGGTCCCCGCGGTGCGCCGGCTGCTGGAGCGGACGGGCCTGACGGCCGCCGATTTCGACGTGATCGAGTCGAACGAGGCCTTCGCGAGCCAGGCGCTGGCGGTGACCCGCGAGCTGGGCCTCGACCCCGAGCGGGTGAACCCCAATGGCGGCGCCATCGCGCTGGGCCACCCGGTCGGCGCGACCGGCGCGATCATCGCGGTCAAGGCGCTCTACGAGCTGGAGCGGACGGGCGGGACGCGCGCGCTGATCACGATGTGCATCGGCGGCGGGCAGGGCATCGCGCTGGCCATCGAGCGGCTCTGAGGGGGCTGGGCGGCGCGCCGGACGCGCCGCCCGACGCCCTCAGTAGCCCAGCGCGCAGCCGTCCTTGCGCGGATCGGAGGCGCCCTCGAGATAGCCGCTTTCGTCGATGCGGATCGCCTGGGCGCCGCCGAGCGGCGTCTCGGGCACCTCGACCGCATGGCCCATCGCGTAGAGCTCGGCACAGACCGAGGACGGGTAGCCGCGCTCGACCTTCATCACGCCGGCATCCGAGAAGGCGCGGGGCGCGTCGATCGCCGCCTGCGCGTCCATTCCGTAATCGACCATGTTTGACAGGAAGCGGACATGGCCGTTGGGCTGATAGCCGCCGCCCATCACGCCGAAGGGCATGGTCACGCGCCCGTTCTCGCGCAGCATGCCGGGGATGATCGTGTGCATCGGGCGTTTGCCGCCGGCCATCTCGTTGGGATGCCACCGCTCCAGCGTGAAGCCGCAGCCGCGGTTCTGGAACAGGATGCCGAACTTGTCGGAGGCCAGCCCCGCGCCGAAGCTGTGATAGATCGAGTAGATCAGCGACACCGCCATCCGGTCGCGGTCGACGACGGTGATGTAGATCGTGTCGCGGTGGATCTCCTCGGTCAGCGGTTCGGGGGTCTTCATCGCCCATTTCGGGTCGATCAGGGCGGCGAGGCGCGCGGCCGTCTCGGGGGCCAGCATGTGCCCTAGCCGGCTGGTGTGATCGGGATCGGCCAGCAGGCGGTTGCGCGCGTCATAGGCGAGCTTGGCGGCCTCGGCCTCAAGATGCGCGCGCCGCGCGCCGATCGGGCCCAGCCCGAAAAGATCGAAATGCGACAGGATGTTCGCCATCAGGATCGCGGTCGCACCCTGGCCGTTGGGCGGGTGCTCGACCAGCTCGATGCCCTTGTAGGTGCCGCTGACCGGATCGGTCCAGTCGCAGGCGGTGGCGGCGAAATCCTCCTCCGTGTGGACGCCGCCCAGCGCCTTAAGCGAGGCCGCCATATCCGCGGCGACCTCGCCCTCGTAGAACGCCTCGCGGCCCTTCGCGGCGACGCGGCGCAGCACCTCGGCCTGGCCGGGCAGGGCGAAGCGCGCGCCCACCGGCAGGGGCTGGCCGTCGCGCAGATAGGTGTCGCGCGCGCTGCCCTGGATGCGGTCGGCGGCGATGCGCCAGTCCAGCGCCACGCGGGGCGCGACCGGCACGCCGGCCTCGAAATAGGGGATCACGGGGCCCAGCGTGTCCTGCAGGCCGAGCTTCCCGTGCTCGGCCGAGAGCCGGCAGAAGGCGTCGATCGCGCCGGGGATCGTGACCGCCTCGACCGCGCCGGGCGGCACGGATTTGAGGCCCTTCGCGCGCAGCGACTGGGCCTTGGCGGCAGCCGGTGCGCGGCCCGAGCCGTTGAGCGCCAGCACCTCCTCGGACCCGGCGGGCTTGAGCAGCACGAAGGCGTCGCCGCCGATGCCGGTCATCTGCGGCTCGCAGACGCCTAGAAGGACCGCGCCCGCGATCGCCGCGTCCACCGCATTGCCGCCCCGCGCCAGCGTGTCGAGCGCCAGCTTCGCGGCCAGCGGATGCGAGGTGGCACACATGCCTTCGGTGGCGAGGACGGGCGAACGCCCGGGCAGGTGGAAGTCGCGCATCGGGGCCTCATTGCGGTTGCTTGCGCGACGGTATGACGGGCGGGCCGGGGCTTGCCAATGGGGGCGCCCCGGGTGCGTCGGAAGGTGGGCGGGCCGTCGGGACCCGCCGTCGGGCGCGCGGCGGAGGGGGTGCGACGCGCCTCGGAGCCCCGCTGCGGTTTCGGATCGTTCTCGCGCGGCGGCGCGGACGCAGCCCGCGCCACGCTGCCCTACAGGCGATGCGGGGAGCGCCCGGACAGTAGCAAGGGCGAACCGGGGTTGGGGATGATGCCACGTCGCGCTCCGGGCGGATCGTGGGCCGCGGCGGGCCCGGCCGCGCGCCCAGGCGCGTCAGCCGGCGCGGTCGTAGGGGAAGCGCAGGTCGAGGCGGTTGATGCCGTCCTGCCGCCGATAGGACAGGCCCGAGGAAAGGGCGTGGATCATCGCCCAGCCGAACCCGCCTTCCGGGCAGCCCTCGCCCGCGGTCGCGTCCGGGGGCGGGGCGGGGCGCAGCAGGGCCTCGGGGAGGGGCGCGCCGTTGTCGCCCAGCGCGACGCGCAGCCCGTCGGGCGCACGATCCACCCGAAGCTCGATCCAGCCATCCGCGCGCCCGGCGAGCGCATGTTCGACGATGTTGTTCATCACCTCGGCCAGCAGCAGGTGCAGGTCGATGCTGCGCGGGCCCGCGATCCCGCGCAGGTCGAAATGCAGCGCGAGATCGGCGAGCAGCGCGTGCACGTCCGCCGCCGTCGCCGGGATGCGGCGGGGCTGCAATTCGGCCTGTGCGGGCAGGGGCGCCGCCGTCATCGCGCGGCGATGTCCTCGGGCAGGCGATCATGCAGCACGAAGACGCGATCCATATGCGTCAGCTCGAACACGCGCAGGATGGCCGGCCCGCAGCCCGAAAGCTCCAGCCGCCGGTCGGGGCCCAGCATCTTCATCACCGCGACCAGCGCGCCGAGCCCGCTGCTGTCGACGAAATCCACCGCGGCGAGGTCGAGCACGACGCGGCCCGGATGGCCCGCCAGATGGCCGCGCATCGCGTCCTTGAAGGCGACCGCGCCGGCGGCGTCGATGCGCGGGCCGGCGGGCGTCAGGACCAGCGCGTCCTCCGACCGCCTGTCTTCGATCTGCATCTCGCACCCTCCGCCGCGCGCGGCCACTGGAAGGCCGGGCATCGGGATGGCAAGCTAGGCGCCAATCCTTAGCAAATGGTAAGCGGACACGGACATGGAACAGGTCGTCATCACCGGGGCCCGGCGCACGCCGATGGGCGGGTTCCAGGGCGCGCTCGCGCAGGCCAGCGCGGCTGAGCTGGGCGGCGCGGCCATCGCCGCGGCGCTGGATCACGCGGGCGTCGCGCCGGAGCGGATCGAAGAGGTGCTGATGGGCTGCGTCCTGCCGGCGGGCCAGGGCCAGGCCCCGGCGCGGCAGGCGGGCTTCCTGGCCGGGCTGCCCGAGACCGTGCCTGCCACGACGCTCAACAAGATGTGCGGCTCGGGGATGAAGGCCGCGATGATCGCCCATGACCAGATCGCGCTGGGCCGGACCGGCGTGATGGTCGCGGGCGGGATGGAGTCGATGACCAACGCGCCCTACCTGCTGCCCGGCATGCGCGCCGGCGCGCGGCTGGGGCACGGGCAGGCCATCGACCACATGTTCCTCGACGGGCTGGAGGACGCCTATGACAAGGGCCGCCTGATGGGCACCTTCGCCGAGGATTGCGCCGAGACCTACCAGTTCACCCGCGAGGCGCAGGACGAATACGCGCTGCGTTCGCTCTCGCGCGCCACCGAGGCGATCGCCTCGGGCGGGTTCGGGGCGGAGGTCGCGGCCTATACCGTCACCTCGCGCAAGGGCGAGACGGTGGTGCGCGACGACGAGCAGCCCGCCACCGCGCGGCCCGACAAGATCCCGCATCTGAACCCCGCCTTCCGCAAGGGCGGCACGGTGACGGCGGCGAATTCCTCGTCGATCTCGGACGGGGCGGCGGCGCTGGTGATGGCCTCGGCCGCAGTGGCGGAGGCCGAGGGCCTGCCGGTGCGCGCGCGGGTGCTGGGCCATGCCAGCCACGCGCAGGCGCCGGGCCTGTTCACCACCGCGCCCGTTCCGGCGGCGCGGAAGCTGCTGGAGCGGATCGGCTGGGCGAAGGACGATGTCGATCTCTGGGAGGTCAACGAAGCCTTCGCGGTGGTGCCGATGGCCTTCATGCAGGAGATGGGGCTGGATCCGGAGATCGTGAACGTGAATGGCGGGGCCTGCGCGCTGGGCCACCCGATCGGCGCCTCGGGCGCGCGGATCATGGTGACGCTGCTTCACGCGCTGGAGGCGCGGGGCCTGAAGCGCGGGGTGGCCGCGATCTGCATCGGCGGCGGCGAGGGCACGGCCATCGCGATCGAGCGGGTCTGAGCGGGGCAGGGGGGCGCCGCACCCCGTCGGCTGCGCCGACCCCCCCGAGGTATTTCCGGCCAGAGGACAACATGACACGGATCGACTATGCCGAGCGCGCAAAGACCATCGCCGCGCTGACCGAGGGCGAGGACGACGCGGTCGCGCTGATGGCGACGCTGGCCTGCGAGCTGCATCACGCCGACGACCGGTTCGACTGGACCGGCTTCTACCGCGTGACCGCGCCGGGGCTTTTGAAGATAGGGCCCTACCAGGGCGGCCATGGCTGCCTGCAGATCCCTTTCGACCGGGGCGTCTGCGGGGCCTGCGCGCGCACGGGCGAGGTGCAGATCGTGGCGGATGTCGACGCCTTTCCGGGCCATATCGCCTGCGCGTCCTCGACCCGCTCGGAGATCGTGCTGCCGGTGCGGGATCGCGGCGGCGCGCTGATCGCGGTGCTGGATATCGACAGCGACCGGCCGGAGGCCTTCGACGCGGAGGACGCGCGCCAGTTGTCGGCGATCCTGGACGCGGTCTTCGCGCGGTGAGCGAGCTGCGCGGGCTGATGACCCGCCAGCATCGCGCCGGGCGGGTGGACTGGATCGGGCTGCGCCCCGAACGCCGCGCGGAGATGCGGGCGGTGGACGCGGCCGGGATCGCGGCGGAGGGGCTCGCGGGAGACCACGCCCGGTCCGGCAAGCGTGCGGTCACGCTGATCCAGGCGGAGCATCTGCCGGTCATCGCCGCGCTCTGCGACGGCACGGTCACGCCGGCGGCGCTGCGCCGGAACCTCGTGGTCTCGGGGATCAACCTCGCCACACTGCGGGGACGGGCGGTCCGGATCGGTGATGCGCTTCTGCGGATCGAGGGGGCCCTGCGCGCCCTGCTCGCGGATGGAGGCGGCGCTGGGGCCGGGCGGCTACCAGGCAATGCGCCACCATGGCGGCTGGTGCGCCTCGGTCCTGGAGCCGGGCGAGGTGGCGCTGGGCTGCGCGGTGGCGCCGGCATGATCCGGCGCGCGACCAAGGCCGACCGGGCGGCGATCTGCGCGCTGCACCTGGCCTCCTGGCAGGATAGCTATGCGGGCGTGCTGCCGGCGGCTTATCTGCGCGACGAGCTGCCCGCCGACATGGCGGCGAAATGGGCGGCGCGGCGCTTCGCGGCGCCGGAGCTGACGCTGGTGGCCGAGGCCGGCGGGGAGATGACCGGTTTCGCCTGCGCGCTGACCGACCGCGACCCGCCGCTGATCGACAACCTGCATGTTCGCCCCGGCCTGCGCGGGGGCGGCACCGGGGGCCGGCTGCTCGCGGCGATAAAGGCTGCGCTGGCGGAGGCGGGATTCGCGCGCGCCTACCTGACCGTGCTGGAGGAGAACGCCGCCGCGCATCGCTTCTACCTGGCGCATGGCGGCGTGGACGAGGGCGCGGTGGACGACATGCTGGTGGGGCACCCGGTGCGCGCGCGGCGGATCGGGTTCGGGCTAACCTGATCCGCGGGGCCGCGGCGCGCCGCGCTCTTCAATCCGCCCGCGGCATCGGCTAGGCGGTCTCCCGAACCAGTCGCAACGGACGCCCGACCATGAAATTCACGCTCTCCTGGCTGAAGCGCCATCTCGAGACCTCGGCCACGGTCGACCAGATCGCCGAGGCGCTGACCGATCTCGGGCTCGAGGTCGAGGGGATCGAGGATCGCGGCGCGCGGCTGAAGGATTTCACCCTGGGCTACGTCAAGTCGGCCGAGAAGCATCCCGATGCCGACCGGCTGCGCGTCTGCCAGGTCGAGACGGACGAGGGTGTGACGCAGATCATCTGCGGCGCGCCCAATGCGCGGGCGGGGATCACCGTCGTCGTGGCGAAGCCCGGCGTCTATGTGCCGGGCATCGACACGACCATCGGCGTGGGCAAGATCCGCGGCGTGGAGAGCCATGGGATGATGGCTTCCGAGCGCGAGCTGGAGCTGTCCGAGGAGCATGACGGCATCATCGAGTTGCCCTCGGGCGAGGTGGGCCAGCGCTTCACCGACTGGCTGGCCGAACACGAGCCCGCGAAGGTCGACCCGGTGATCGAGATCGCGATCACGCCGAACCGGCCCGACGCGCTGGGCGTGCGTGGCATCGCCCGCGACCTGGCCGCGCGGGGCTTGGGCGTGATGAAGCCGCTGGAGACGCCTGTCGTGGCGGATGCCTTCGACAGCCCGGTGGGCGTCACGATCGACGCGGACACGCGCGACGGCTGCCCGGTCTTCGCGCTGCGCGTGATCCGGGGCGTGCGGAACGGGCCCAGCCCCGACTGGCTGCAGGACAAGCTGCGCGCCATCGGGCTGCGCCCGATCAGCTTCCTCGTGGATGTGACCAACTGGTTCACCTACGACCTGAACCGGCCGCTGCACGTCTTCGACGCCGACGTGGTCAAGGGCGACCTGCGCGTGCATCGCGCGGCGGGCGGCGAGACGATCACCGCGCTGGACGAGAAGGACTACACCCTGCCCGCGGGCGCCATCGCGATCAGCGACGACACGGGCGTCGAGAGCATCGCGGGCATCATGGGGGGGGCGCATTCCGGCGTAACGGAGGCCACCGTGAACGTGGTCGTCGAGAGCGCCTATTGGGACCCGGTGCAGATCGCCCATACCGGACGCGCGCTGAAGATCAATTCCGACGCGCGCTACCGTTTCGAGCGGGGCGTGGACCCGGCCTTCACGCCCGAGGGGCTGGACCACGCGGTCGCGCTGATCCTGGAGCAGGCCGGCGGCGAGGCCTCGGCGATGGTCGTCGCGGGCGCGGTGCCCGATACGGCGCGCGCCTACCGGCTGGACACCGACCGGGTCGAGAGCCTGGTCGGCATGGCGATCCCGGCCGCCGAGCAGCGCGCCACGCTGGAGGCGCTGGGCTTCGCTCTGGAGGGCGACCTGGCCCATGTGCCGTCCTGGCGGCCCGACGTGCAGGGCGAGGCGGACCTGGTGGAGGAGGTGGCGCGCATCGCGTCGCTGACGAAGCTGCAGGGCCGGCCGATGACGCGGCCTGCGCAGGTCCTGCGCCCGGTCCTGACGCCGCAGCAGCAGCGCGAGCGGATGGCGCGGCGGACGGCGGCGTCGCTCGGCTACGACGAATGCGTGACCTACAGCTTCATCGACGCGGCCGCGGCGGCGCTGTTCGGCGGCGGCACCGATGCGACCCGGCTGGAGAACCCGATCTCCAGCGACATGAGCCATATGCGCCCCGACCTGCTGCCGGGCCTGTTGCAGGCCGCGGCGCGCAACCAGGCGCGCGGCCTCGCGGACCTGGCGCTGTTTGAGGCGGGGCACGCCTTCGCGGGCGGCGAGCCGGGCGAGCAGGGCTTCCGCCTGACCGGGCTGCAGGTAGGCCATACGGGGCCGAAGAACGTCCACGGCACGCGCCGCGCGGTCGACCTGTTCGACGCGCGCGCCGATGCCGAAGCGGTGCTGGCCGCGCTGGGCGCGCCGGCAAGCGCGCAGGTCTTCCACGGCGCGTCGGACTGGTGGCATCCGGGACGCTCGGGCCGGATCGGTCTGGGGCCGAAGAAGGTGCTGGCCGAATTCGGCGAGATCCATCCCCGGATCCTGCGCGCGCTGGACGTGAAGGGCCCGGCGGTGGGCTTCACCGTCTTTCCCGCCGAAGTGCCGCAGCCCAAGTCGCAGACCACCTCGCGCGGGGCGCTGGCGCTGCCCGACCTGCAGGCGGTGGAG includes:
- a CDS encoding GAF domain-containing protein, with protein sequence MTRIDYAERAKTIAALTEGEDDAVALMATLACELHHADDRFDWTGFYRVTAPGLLKIGPYQGGHGCLQIPFDRGVCGACARTGEVQIVADVDAFPGHIACASSTRSEIVLPVRDRGGALIAVLDIDSDRPEAFDAEDARQLSAILDAVFAR
- a CDS encoding acetyl-CoA C-acyltransferase family protein translates to MTDIVILGAKRTAIGTFGGSLAATPPIELATVAATAALADAGVEPGQVGTTVFGHVINTEPRDMYLSRVAAMQAGVPETVPAMNVNRLCGSGVQAIVSAAQALSLGDADFALAGGAEAMSRAPFILPDARWGAKMGDVSGLDMMLGALNCPFGTGHMGVTAENVAAEHSITRADQDAFAKLSQDRAAAAIAEGRFADQIAPVTVRRKREEVGFDTDEHPKASTLETLAGLRPVFQKDGTVTAGNASGINDGAAALVLARAEAAEAAGLTPRARILGYAHAGVRPEVMGIGPVPAVRRLLERTGLTAADFDVIESNEAFASQALAVTRELGLDPERVNPNGGAIALGHPVGATGAIIAVKALYELERTGGTRALITMCIGGGQGIALAIERL
- a CDS encoding STAS domain-containing protein, whose amino-acid sequence is MQIEDRRSEDALVLTPAGPRIDAAGAVAFKDAMRGHLAGHPGRVVLDLAAVDFVDSSGLGALVAVMKMLGPDRRLELSGCGPAILRVFELTHMDRVFVLHDRLPEDIAAR
- a CDS encoding MarR family winged helix-turn-helix transcriptional regulator; translation: MNDFTLEDFLPYRLAVAAGRISRDFAREYRERFGLSRAEWRVLAHLARTGTVSVREIAERADMEKSRVSRAAARLEEAGHVAKRVNAGDKRLVDLTLTPSGRAMVDELAPLAIAYQARLMDELGPEAAPLSRALDILTDRD
- the serA gene encoding phosphoglycerate dehydrogenase, which encodes MAPKVLVSDKLSETAVQIFRDRGIDVTFDPSLGKDKDALLAAVKDYDGLAIRSATKVTEKLLEAAPNLKVVGRAGIGTDNVDKQAASRRGVIVMNTPYGNMITTAEHAIALMFAVARQIPEANASTHAGKWEKSRFMGVELTGKTLGVIGAGNIGGIVCQKAVGLGMKVAAYDPFLSDERAAKLGVQKVELDELLARADVITLHVPLTDQTRNILSAENLAKTKKGVRIVNCARGGLVDEAALAELLKSGHVAGAGFDVFETEPATDSPLFDLPNVVVTPHLGAATTEAQENVALQVAQQMADYLLTGAVTNALNMPSVTAEEAKVMGPWVKLADHLGAFVGQMTDEPIEAIEIVYNGSVAAMNLEALNCAAIAGVMKATNPDVNMVSAPVLARERGVEISTTRQDKTGVFEGYIKLVVKTEKRERSIAGTVFHDGKPRFIQIKGINIDAEVGAHMLYTTNHDEPGIIGTLGQTLGQNGVNIANFTLGRSDRGKDAIALLYLDEQPPEAVLGQLRETGLFQNVSPLRFAV
- a CDS encoding GNAT family N-acetyltransferase — encoded protein: MSELRGLMTRQHRAGRVDWIGLRPERRAEMRAVDAAGIAAEGLAGDHARSGKRAVTLIQAEHLPVIAALCDGTVTPAALRRNLVVSGINLATLRGRAVRIGDALLRIEGALRALLADGGGAGAGRLPGNAPPWRLVRLGPGAGRGGAGLRGGAGMIRRATKADRAAICALHLASWQDSYAGVLPAAYLRDELPADMAAKWAARRFAAPELTLVAEAGGEMTGFACALTDRDPPLIDNLHVRPGLRGGGTGGRLLAAIKAALAEAGFARAYLTVLEENAAAHRFYLAHGGVDEGAVDDMLVGHPVRARRIGFGLT
- a CDS encoding acetyl-CoA C-acyltransferase, giving the protein MEQVVITGARRTPMGGFQGALAQASAAELGGAAIAAALDHAGVAPERIEEVLMGCVLPAGQGQAPARQAGFLAGLPETVPATTLNKMCGSGMKAAMIAHDQIALGRTGVMVAGGMESMTNAPYLLPGMRAGARLGHGQAIDHMFLDGLEDAYDKGRLMGTFAEDCAETYQFTREAQDEYALRSLSRATEAIASGGFGAEVAAYTVTSRKGETVVRDDEQPATARPDKIPHLNPAFRKGGTVTAANSSSISDGAAALVMASAAVAEAEGLPVRARVLGHASHAQAPGLFTTAPVPAARKLLERIGWAKDDVDLWEVNEAFAVVPMAFMQEMGLDPEIVNVNGGACALGHPIGASGARIMVTLLHALEARGLKRGVAAICIGGGEGTAIAIERV
- the pheT gene encoding phenylalanine--tRNA ligase subunit beta, with the protein product MKFTLSWLKRHLETSATVDQIAEALTDLGLEVEGIEDRGARLKDFTLGYVKSAEKHPDADRLRVCQVETDEGVTQIICGAPNARAGITVVVAKPGVYVPGIDTTIGVGKIRGVESHGMMASERELELSEEHDGIIELPSGEVGQRFTDWLAEHEPAKVDPVIEIAITPNRPDALGVRGIARDLAARGLGVMKPLETPVVADAFDSPVGVTIDADTRDGCPVFALRVIRGVRNGPSPDWLQDKLRAIGLRPISFLVDVTNWFTYDLNRPLHVFDADVVKGDLRVHRAAGGETITALDEKDYTLPAGAIAISDDTGVESIAGIMGGAHSGVTEATVNVVVESAYWDPVQIAHTGRALKINSDARYRFERGVDPAFTPEGLDHAVALILEQAGGEASAMVVAGAVPDTARAYRLDTDRVESLVGMAIPAAEQRATLEALGFALEGDLAHVPSWRPDVQGEADLVEEVARIASLTKLQGRPMTRPAQVLRPVLTPQQQRERMARRTAASLGYDECVTYSFIDAAAAALFGGGTDATRLENPISSDMSHMRPDLLPGLLQAAARNQARGLADLALFEAGHAFAGGEPGEQGFRLTGLQVGHTGPKNVHGTRRAVDLFDARADAEAVLAALGAPASAQVFHGASDWWHPGRSGRIGLGPKKVLAEFGEIHPRILRALDVKGPAVGFTVFPAEVPQPKSQTTSRGALALPDLQAVERDFAFVVDAQVEAQKLVQAAQGADKALIAEVRVFDEFVGGSLGEGRKSLALTVRLQPTEKTLTDKEIEAVAAKVVEKVVKATGGSSGGRGQGPGCPQTRRHIMRAKALGPGHGRADGIGHGPGARPRNCLRSLPPRPRRTSRPSKSDSVHAPFASITEWRGRSM
- a CDS encoding metallophosphoesterase family protein gives rise to the protein MAAVYAIGDLHGQAGELDRLLALVEADGGPEADLVLLGDLVDRGPDARGVIDRLVEGRAAGRNWTVLLGNHDRMFLRFLTGGIIHDPAISSGASWLHPGLGGRATLASYGVTVPEAVPSGAALQDLRAAARAAVPAAHLDFLGALDTMRLDAEHLFVHAGIRPGLPPAVQAEDDLLWIREPFLSDRRDHGRLVVHGHTALDAARHHGNRLNLDSGAGYGAPATVAAIEGRRAWVLTARGRVAL
- a CDS encoding gamma-glutamyltransferase family protein; this translates as MRDFHLPGRSPVLATEGMCATSHPLAAKLALDTLARGGNAVDAAIAGAVLLGVCEPQMTGIGGDAFVLLKPAGSEEVLALNGSGRAPAAAKAQSLRAKGLKSVPPGAVEAVTIPGAIDAFCRLSAEHGKLGLQDTLGPVIPYFEAGVPVAPRVALDWRIAADRIQGSARDTYLRDGQPLPVGARFALPGQAEVLRRVAAKGREAFYEGEVAADMAASLKALGGVHTEEDFAATACDWTDPVSGTYKGIELVEHPPNGQGATAILMANILSHFDLFGLGPIGARRAHLEAEAAKLAYDARNRLLADPDHTSRLGHMLAPETAARLAALIDPKWAMKTPEPLTEEIHRDTIYITVVDRDRMAVSLIYSIYHSFGAGLASDKFGILFQNRGCGFTLERWHPNEMAGGKRPMHTIIPGMLRENGRVTMPFGVMGGGYQPNGHVRFLSNMVDYGMDAQAAIDAPRAFSDAGVMKVERGYPSSVCAELYAMGHAVEVPETPLGGAQAIRIDESGYLEGASDPRKDGCALGY
- a CDS encoding ATP-binding protein encodes the protein MTAAPLPAQAELQPRRIPATAADVHALLADLALHFDLRGIAGPRSIDLHLLLAEVMNNIVEHALAGRADGWIELRVDRAPDGLRVALGDNGAPLPEALLRPAPPPDATAGEGCPEGGFGWAMIHALSSGLSYRRQDGINRLDLRFPYDRAG